The proteins below come from a single Oenanthe melanoleuca isolate GR-GAL-2019-014 chromosome Z, OMel1.0, whole genome shotgun sequence genomic window:
- the LOC130265599 gene encoding pinin-like, producing the protein MTAEIGGNCAICQDTWDDVASALPCGHKFCQVCILQWAQINPVCPLCRRTIDTVSFSDHTDKSLEIVIPAPEQLPAATSQARRAPGGQDENSPHPPVLPHPSSPQETLPRAVGGVLPEVWARLFRRQRELLDPVRTWLRQRTESVCGELWWLAESCILYMLCVYGPHQEIMIEGLQSVLEEHTVPLIQDTIDIVVRHCSSGAQRLLRSSAAADGNDSPAASSSSSSSSSSSSSSSPSSSPNNLSSSSSSSQMGTPASSSSPAVSMEEEEAATGAAAQPRGHSHPPSVSMSAGQDQPQQEPEQDVMLAGSSAQSTRPRSPGPQHPPKKRAPEPQDSPPTCKRCPCQQN; encoded by the coding sequence ATGACTGCAGAGATAGGTGGCAACTGTGCCATCTGCCAGGACACCTGGGATGATGTGgcttctgctctgccctgtggcCACAAGTTCTGCCAGGTCTGCATCCTGCAGTGGGCACAGATAAATCCTGTGTGCCCACTCTGCAGAAGAACGATAGACACTGTCAGCTTTTCTGACCACACAGACAAGTCTCTGGAGATTGTCAtcccagcccctgagcagctgccagcagccacgAGCCAGGCACGGAGAGCTCCCGGTGGCCAGGATGAGAACAGCCCTcatccccctgtgctgccccatccctcttCTCCTCAGGAGACACTACCCCGAGCTGTTGGTGGTGTCCTGCCTGAGGTCTGGGCACGACTTTTCCGTCGACAACGGGAACTTCTGGACCCTGTGCGGACTTGGCTGCGCCAAAGGACAGAGTCCGTGTGTGGGGAGCTGTGGTGGCTGGCAGAGAGCTGCATCCTGTACATGCTCTGTGTGTATGGGCCACACCAGGAGATCATGATTGAGGGTTTGCAGAGTGTCCTGGAGGAGCACACAGTGCCACTGATCCAGGACACCATCGACATCGTTGTGAGACACTGCAGCTCGGgggcccagaggctgctgcgctccagtgctgctgcagatgggaatgacagcccagcagccagcagcagctccagctccagctccagctccagctccagctccagccccagctccagccccaacaacctgagctccagctcctccagctctcagATGGGGACTCCAGCCAGCAGTAGCAGCCCTGCAGTCTccatggaggaggaggaagccgCCACAGGAGccgctgcccagcccagggggcaCAGCCACCCCCCAAGTGTCTCCATGTCCGCAGGGCAggaccagccccagcaggagccagagcaggacGTGATGTTGGCAGGTTCATCTGCCCAGAGCACCAGGCCCAGATCTCCTGGTCCTCAGCATCCCCCAAAGAAAAGGGCCCCTGAGCCCCAGGACTCTCCCCCCACCTGCAAGAGATGCCCCTGCCAACAGAACTAA